Proteins encoded together in one Pontiella desulfatans window:
- a CDS encoding GH36-type glycosyl hydrolase domain-containing protein, which translates to MNWVKQIVLLSFMMAGSALAAPFTWNDAAECGAFNMGDASVEAQGSVLEYRIAGNDMAGIWTKDYPAELAAGGADQIECLISGESGNVATRIELKGSAGIQTLDIPLNETSKVQIDWSVVGELSEVVLLVQRVGGADPALGTLDVEIGFTTMSSFEKLNSSLLGKMAGVLLVSLLAIAVAFIPVKPLRGFVRDVALGLATTLIFAVVLGIFRQVCVPLCFSVAGVAIGALLKAAQVGKSLTKGEAFRNALFSGLLAAMASSGSVWQAPSSLLSFFQLSAFGAALFSAVYFIANAYRLSAFGKHLGMIGACVITVTPFAFGLLLAVQTAGSIWMKALLIFAFAEFIANAAQLITRQKSLSDIRVHGLLAVLSVAVTLAPKVADLGSLSMPEAVAPFAAVAATMLSQAPLWGIVFLLTGMILDAIRGGAPAFESALPTAKSGVVKGAVFSGVLMGLLQLIAFVGSLGLIGTSISFVLVGAIIFPLAKTIVETFDGSQSFFGRALNAYKDPVLYIRGVVVGLAFAVGLQIDFASLPTATRIGLGALFGFAAFGGVSLARDIVYGFKSPRYYLVEGGLGAFIGAGLGFYFDASQLPIIGTKFELYTSFGMEPGEIVRRCHELRTTAPNEFTALISRWGHISLSPAAGGAKILFNEALMGVIGWGIAAPLFAINKAFLAAILNKDASTIKRIATRDGVAELVDGTVHVLRWGLWMAPIIFTFLRPMAEATWYNQDGLIRTVFASVNSILMDAEGFTAWSLTVFSWIIGFAWFQVLIWIDHMGLRVATLVNLSFLGMDKLDERCATFVGKDATARFIPEGVKRFTTWAPLLIPFYLPEGDEWNQVFENGLALQDSAGQFPFGWLSIFVIFIGATIVFVFRSSKRKRGEEQLEKTLRLSNNTYSVELKKSGELNSILTTKGYGLTRPAFENVEPAGRILYVVDADAKQGWPILGNFPEELFTPSVYTQEGDVITVVNESNDVRSTVKITLPNKEDAVELWDINIEDLSGKKRNLKVVPYLEWMIQNAGTDRNHSQYNRLYPEMSYHTDMNAILALHRYTKVHGILASSVKPEGILSGRIDFIGRAGSVWNPRVFQTLEFQPALNMDAYPSFDPIGAMLIDANQPLKILVGCCETKQTAADWIGTHLKPSVDTSLANTKQPERFPLIGHGEILPGTPDEYTEYLDDGNTLRVKTPFTPRPFDHEMSNSLGHVVSVTNRGLHCTTNGNAQQNRLTTDWADVTGQQMPAEAIYLYDEASKEWFAPTYDPLKDDEAKQDVLFGLDGTATFKMEKGNLATELSVHVPLDEPTGVYILKIKNNGSKARKLRVAPYFQIALAHSPEMAGKLKISRDDATGALYFENPRNSFREGVCFVAMSAPVETYTTKRGEFFGKGRTFAHPAMVEGGSPVAGTSDDFAVAAMTTTVEVPAGGEQTISVVLGQGDNRKQAEAVVATFQSLEVAVQTLEATKEWWLALQSTLELETSDATFDAYVKWMKYQALAERIWARKGFYQASGAFGFRDQLQDTVNMIWVDPKLARAQLKLHASQQFSEGDVVHWFFRQQDGRSGFLCRSHAYDNLLWLGWGIAEYTRMTGDQTLLDEKVTYLKAETPLLGLPEGKHGMGFYPLRSPKGDPIFEHVLKAFDCVFEKRLGPNGLPLIGAGDWNDGLDEIGSEGRGESVWLGFFLTYILKNFLHIIEERSGAKRRALYEGRMKKLEENIEKVWRGDRYLRAIHDDGTEIGVEGAGYWETDALGAAWAVYADVNTERSRIAVDTAIKVLERHNVVSLGFPPLREDTKPYLGRSSRYPEGVRENGMYSHGVQWLTRACRLLAERFAEQGDQETAQHYRDACARIWYKVSAISHVTKEEIEIYGGQPNKQCADYLTKYDQGRMIWNGYTGAAAWMLRQACESVIGATLINNEVIMPNDLDVERGELKFKKLKRDVTKSPLEL; encoded by the coding sequence ATGAATTGGGTTAAACAGATTGTACTGTTGAGTTTTATGATGGCCGGGTCGGCGCTGGCGGCGCCGTTTACATGGAATGATGCCGCCGAGTGCGGTGCGTTCAATATGGGCGATGCTTCGGTTGAAGCGCAGGGCTCCGTTTTGGAATACCGCATTGCCGGAAACGATATGGCCGGTATCTGGACCAAGGACTATCCGGCGGAGCTGGCTGCCGGTGGGGCCGACCAGATTGAATGTTTGATTTCCGGCGAATCCGGAAATGTAGCAACTCGTATTGAGTTGAAAGGGAGCGCCGGTATCCAGACTCTGGACATTCCTTTGAATGAAACCAGCAAAGTGCAGATCGACTGGTCGGTGGTCGGTGAACTCTCGGAAGTTGTGTTGTTGGTGCAGCGTGTCGGCGGTGCTGATCCGGCACTGGGCACGCTGGATGTCGAGATCGGTTTCACAACCATGTCGTCCTTCGAAAAACTCAATTCCTCTTTGCTTGGAAAAATGGCGGGCGTCCTTCTGGTCTCGTTGCTCGCCATCGCTGTGGCCTTTATTCCGGTTAAACCGTTGCGGGGATTCGTGCGCGATGTCGCACTGGGTCTGGCAACCACGCTCATTTTTGCGGTCGTCCTTGGCATCTTCCGTCAGGTTTGCGTTCCCCTCTGCTTCTCCGTAGCGGGAGTTGCCATTGGCGCACTGCTTAAAGCCGCCCAGGTCGGCAAATCGCTGACCAAAGGCGAAGCATTTCGGAATGCCCTGTTCTCCGGTCTATTGGCTGCCATGGCCAGCTCCGGATCGGTGTGGCAGGCGCCTTCCTCTTTGTTGTCGTTTTTCCAGCTTAGTGCATTCGGCGCGGCGTTATTTTCGGCGGTGTACTTCATCGCCAATGCATACCGCCTGTCGGCCTTCGGTAAACACCTTGGTATGATCGGGGCATGTGTCATCACAGTCACTCCATTTGCATTCGGTCTGTTGCTGGCTGTTCAGACGGCCGGCTCAATTTGGATGAAGGCGTTATTGATATTTGCTTTTGCTGAATTCATTGCAAATGCCGCGCAGCTGATTACGCGTCAGAAGTCGCTGTCGGATATCCGGGTTCATGGATTGCTGGCGGTTTTGTCTGTGGCGGTAACGCTTGCTCCGAAGGTAGCCGATCTGGGTTCGCTTTCGATGCCGGAAGCGGTTGCTCCGTTTGCCGCGGTTGCGGCCACGATGCTTTCTCAGGCACCGCTGTGGGGGATTGTATTTTTATTGACCGGTATGATTCTCGATGCGATACGCGGCGGTGCTCCGGCATTTGAATCCGCCTTGCCAACCGCAAAAAGCGGCGTGGTTAAAGGAGCTGTTTTCAGTGGTGTCCTGATGGGCCTGCTGCAGTTAATTGCTTTTGTCGGCTCCCTGGGCCTTATTGGAACCTCCATTAGTTTTGTGCTCGTGGGTGCCATCATTTTTCCTTTAGCTAAAACCATTGTTGAAACCTTTGACGGATCGCAGTCTTTCTTCGGGCGTGCATTGAATGCCTATAAGGATCCGGTTCTTTATATCCGTGGTGTGGTTGTTGGTCTGGCCTTTGCTGTCGGATTACAGATTGATTTTGCATCACTCCCGACCGCAACACGGATCGGTTTGGGAGCCCTGTTTGGATTTGCCGCCTTTGGCGGAGTCAGTCTGGCGCGCGATATCGTCTACGGCTTTAAATCGCCACGTTATTATCTGGTAGAAGGGGGGCTCGGGGCTTTCATCGGCGCCGGACTGGGTTTTTATTTTGATGCATCGCAACTGCCGATCATCGGAACCAAGTTTGAGCTGTATACCTCTTTCGGGATGGAACCCGGCGAAATTGTTCGCCGCTGTCATGAACTGCGTACAACCGCACCGAATGAATTTACGGCATTGATCAGCCGCTGGGGGCACATCAGTCTTTCTCCTGCAGCAGGCGGGGCTAAAATTTTGTTTAACGAAGCGCTGATGGGCGTAATCGGCTGGGGAATTGCAGCTCCGTTGTTTGCCATCAATAAAGCCTTCCTGGCCGCGATCCTTAACAAGGACGCATCAACCATTAAACGGATTGCAACCCGCGACGGTGTTGCGGAGCTGGTTGACGGAACCGTACACGTGCTGCGATGGGGCCTATGGATGGCGCCGATCATCTTTACCTTCCTGCGCCCGATGGCGGAAGCCACCTGGTATAATCAGGACGGACTGATCCGTACAGTTTTTGCATCGGTTAACAGTATTCTAATGGATGCGGAAGGATTTACCGCATGGAGTCTGACGGTCTTCAGCTGGATCATTGGTTTTGCCTGGTTCCAGGTCTTGATCTGGATCGACCACATGGGGCTGCGCGTCGCAACGCTCGTCAACCTGTCGTTCCTCGGCATGGACAAGCTCGACGAACGCTGCGCCACCTTTGTCGGCAAAGACGCCACCGCGCGCTTTATTCCGGAAGGCGTCAAGCGTTTCACCACCTGGGCACCGCTGCTGATTCCCTTCTACCTGCCCGAGGGCGATGAATGGAACCAGGTTTTTGAAAACGGATTGGCGCTCCAGGATTCTGCCGGTCAATTCCCGTTTGGTTGGCTCTCGATTTTTGTTATCTTTATCGGGGCAACCATCGTCTTCGTGTTCCGCAGTTCGAAGCGCAAGCGTGGCGAGGAACAACTGGAAAAGACCCTGCGCCTCTCCAACAACACCTATAGCGTTGAACTCAAGAAGAGCGGCGAACTCAACTCGATCCTCACCACCAAGGGCTACGGTCTGACCCGCCCGGCCTTCGAAAATGTCGAACCCGCCGGGCGCATCCTCTACGTGGTCGATGCCGACGCGAAGCAGGGCTGGCCGATCCTGGGCAACTTCCCGGAAGAGCTATTCACGCCGTCCGTCTATACGCAGGAAGGCGACGTGATCACCGTCGTCAACGAATCAAATGACGTCCGCTCCACGGTTAAGATCACACTTCCAAACAAAGAAGATGCGGTTGAGCTTTGGGACATCAATATCGAAGATCTCTCCGGCAAGAAGCGCAACCTCAAGGTTGTGCCCTACCTCGAATGGATGATCCAGAATGCGGGCACCGACCGCAACCATTCGCAGTATAACCGCCTCTATCCGGAAATGTCGTACCACACTGATATGAATGCAATTCTCGCGCTGCACCGATATACAAAGGTGCACGGAATCCTCGCATCGAGCGTAAAGCCCGAAGGCATCCTCTCCGGCCGTATCGACTTCATCGGTCGTGCGGGCAGCGTCTGGAATCCGCGCGTTTTCCAAACCTTGGAATTCCAACCCGCGCTCAATATGGATGCCTATCCGTCCTTTGACCCGATCGGTGCCATGCTGATCGATGCGAACCAACCGCTGAAGATTCTGGTGGGATGCTGTGAAACCAAACAGACTGCGGCGGATTGGATCGGTACGCATTTGAAGCCGTCGGTCGATACCAGTCTGGCGAATACCAAGCAGCCGGAGCGTTTCCCGCTGATCGGTCATGGCGAAATCCTGCCGGGCACGCCGGATGAATACACGGAATATCTCGACGATGGCAATACGCTGCGGGTGAAAACGCCGTTCACGCCGCGTCCGTTCGACCACGAAATGTCGAATTCGCTCGGCCACGTGGTTTCGGTCACCAACCGCGGCCTGCATTGCACCACCAACGGCAATGCGCAGCAAAACCGCCTGACCACCGACTGGGCGGACGTGACCGGGCAGCAAATGCCTGCCGAAGCAATCTACCTTTACGACGAAGCCTCGAAGGAATGGTTTGCGCCGACCTACGATCCGCTCAAGGATGACGAAGCCAAGCAGGATGTGCTCTTCGGCCTCGACGGCACCGCCACCTTTAAAATGGAGAAGGGCAATCTCGCCACCGAGCTGAGCGTACACGTTCCGCTCGACGAGCCGACCGGCGTCTATATCCTCAAGATCAAGAACAACGGTTCCAAGGCGCGCAAGCTGCGCGTGGCGCCGTATTTCCAGATTGCGCTGGCGCACAGTCCGGAAATGGCCGGTAAACTCAAAATCAGCCGCGACGATGCAACGGGTGCGCTGTATTTCGAAAACCCGCGCAACAGCTTCCGCGAGGGGGTCTGCTTTGTGGCGATGAGTGCGCCGGTGGAAACCTACACCACCAAGCGCGGAGAGTTTTTTGGCAAGGGTCGCACCTTCGCCCATCCGGCGATGGTCGAAGGAGGAAGCCCGGTTGCAGGAACCTCCGACGACTTTGCCGTGGCTGCCATGACTACCACCGTCGAGGTTCCGGCGGGCGGCGAGCAGACCATCTCGGTCGTGCTCGGCCAGGGCGACAACCGCAAGCAGGCCGAAGCCGTCGTTGCAACCTTCCAATCATTGGAAGTCGCCGTCCAGACCTTGGAAGCCACGAAGGAATGGTGGCTGGCCCTGCAGTCCACGCTGGAACTGGAAACCTCCGATGCAACATTTGATGCCTATGTTAAATGGATGAAGTACCAGGCGCTGGCTGAACGCATCTGGGCCCGTAAAGGATTCTATCAGGCGTCCGGCGCCTTTGGATTCCGCGACCAGCTGCAGGATACGGTCAATATGATCTGGGTGGACCCGAAACTGGCCCGTGCACAGCTGAAGCTGCATGCTTCACAGCAGTTCTCGGAAGGGGACGTCGTGCACTGGTTCTTCCGTCAACAGGACGGGCGTTCCGGCTTCCTCTGCCGTTCGCATGCCTATGACAATCTGCTCTGGCTGGGCTGGGGGATTGCTGAATATACCCGTATGACCGGTGATCAAACCCTGTTGGATGAAAAGGTAACCTATCTGAAAGCGGAAACACCGTTGCTGGGGCTGCCGGAAGGTAAACATGGAATGGGCTTCTATCCGTTGCGGTCTCCAAAGGGTGATCCGATCTTTGAACATGTGCTGAAAGCATTCGACTGTGTATTCGAAAAACGTCTTGGACCGAATGGTCTGCCGCTGATCGGAGCGGGGGACTGGAATGACGGATTGGATGAAATCGGGTCCGAAGGTCGCGGTGAATCCGTATGGCTTGGATTCTTCCTGACGTATATTCTTAAAAACTTCCTGCACATCATTGAAGAGCGCAGCGGGGCCAAGCGCCGGGCGCTCTATGAAGGGCGTATGAAGAAACTTGAAGAAAATATTGAGAAGGTTTGGCGTGGTGACCGCTACCTGCGTGCGATTCATGATGACGGAACCGAGATCGGCGTTGAAGGCGCAGGCTATTGGGAAACCGATGCACTGGGCGCGGCGTGGGCAGTCTATGCCGATGTGAATACGGAGCGAAGCCGTATTGCGGTCGATACCGCGATCAAGGTGCTCGAACGCCATAATGTGGTCAGCCTCGGCTTTCCGCCATTGCGGGAAGATACCAAACCGTATCTCGGCCGTTCGAGCCGCTATCCGGAAGGAGTGCGTGAAAACGGAATGTATTCCCACGGCGTGCAGTGGTTGACGCGGGCCTGCCGTCTGTTGGCGGAGCGCTTTGCGGAGCAGGGCGATCAGGAAACGGCGCAACACTATCGCGATGCCTGTGCACGGATCTGGTACAAGGTTTCGGCTATTTCCCATGTAACGAAAGAAGAGATCGAGATCTATGGCGGTCAGCCCAATAAACAGTGTGCGGACTACCTGACTAAATATGACCAGGGTCGTATGATCTGGAACGGCTATACCGGTGCGGCGGCGTGGATGCTCCGTCAAGCCTGTGAATCGGTGATCGGTGCGACATTGATTAATAATGAGGTGATTATGCCGAACGATCTGGATGTTGAACGAGGTGAACTGAAGTTTAAGAAGCTGAAACGGGATGTTACGAAGAGTCCTCTGGAACTGTAG
- a CDS encoding glucoamylase family protein: protein MMNYWSASAFLVLLFVGNASALTATGADSRVDLSWEAKRDVLYNVYRNDAARGSFEKINKNPHPVGVYSDFTGKNGRVYYYKVSEIVGEGKERFIAPKPVSARTRQMEDAELVTSIQEATFRYFWDYAHPVSGMTRERYFGNFDGCASGGTGFGVLAVMIGAERGFVTRTEAAERLLTIAKFLEKADRYHGAWAHWINGSTGKTIRFSKTDDGADIVETALLMQGLLTVRQYFDQDNPVEKELRETITRLWETVEWDWFYKEPYMVWHWSPNYGFEKNLKVRGYNECMIVYLLAIASPTHPIPAEAYYEGWAGQPNYANGKKHYGITLDVGRHMGGPLFLSHYSFCCFDPRGIRDKFTNYFKNAQAITKIHRAYCKDNPGDFKGYNGLVWGLTACYTPDGYRACEPGGKHDNGTIAPTAALGSMPYTPKESLATMKYFYHELGDRLWGPFGFYDSFNPDRDWFADGYLAIDQGPIIVMIENARTGLCWKNFMKNPEIVPTLKAIGFERDE from the coding sequence ATGATGAATTATTGGTCTGCGTCAGCTTTTCTTGTTTTGCTTTTTGTCGGCAATGCCTCCGCGTTAACGGCCACCGGGGCGGACAGCCGGGTTGACCTCTCCTGGGAAGCGAAGCGTGATGTGCTGTATAACGTCTATCGCAACGACGCAGCGCGCGGCTCTTTTGAGAAGATTAATAAGAACCCGCATCCGGTCGGCGTCTATTCCGACTTTACCGGAAAAAACGGGCGCGTTTATTATTACAAGGTTTCGGAAATTGTGGGCGAGGGGAAGGAACGATTCATTGCGCCGAAACCCGTTTCCGCTCGCACCCGCCAGATGGAGGATGCCGAGCTGGTTACCTCGATTCAGGAGGCGACGTTCCGATATTTCTGGGACTACGCCCACCCCGTAAGCGGCATGACGCGCGAGCGTTATTTCGGCAATTTCGACGGCTGCGCATCCGGCGGAACCGGCTTTGGTGTTCTGGCTGTCATGATTGGAGCCGAGCGCGGATTCGTCACCCGTACTGAAGCCGCCGAACGCCTGCTGACCATCGCAAAATTTCTGGAAAAGGCCGATCGCTACCATGGTGCATGGGCGCACTGGATCAACGGCTCCACCGGGAAGACCATCCGTTTTTCCAAGACCGACGACGGTGCCGACATCGTCGAAACCGCGTTGCTGATGCAGGGGCTGTTGACCGTGCGGCAATATTTCGATCAGGACAACCCGGTTGAAAAGGAGCTGCGCGAAACGATCACCCGCCTTTGGGAAACCGTCGAGTGGGACTGGTTCTATAAAGAGCCCTACATGGTCTGGCACTGGTCGCCTAATTATGGTTTTGAGAAAAACCTGAAAGTGCGCGGCTACAACGAATGCATGATCGTCTACCTGCTCGCCATTGCCTCGCCGACGCACCCCATCCCGGCCGAGGCCTACTACGAAGGCTGGGCCGGACAGCCCAACTATGCGAACGGGAAAAAGCACTATGGAATCACGCTGGACGTCGGACGCCACATGGGCGGTCCTTTGTTCCTCTCGCACTATTCCTTCTGTTGCTTCGATCCGCGCGGCATCCGCGACAAGTTCACCAACTATTTTAAAAATGCGCAGGCCATCACCAAAATTCACCGCGCCTACTGCAAGGACAACCCGGGCGACTTCAAGGGATATAACGGACTGGTCTGGGGGTTGACCGCCTGCTACACGCCGGACGGCTACCGGGCGTGTGAACCCGGCGGCAAACACGACAACGGAACGATTGCGCCGACCGCGGCCCTGGGCTCGATGCCCTATACGCCGAAAGAATCACTGGCGACCATGAAATATTTCTACCACGAGCTGGGGGACAGACTGTGGGGGCCTTTCGGCTTCTACGATTCGTTCAACCCGGATCGCGACTGGTTTGCCGATGGTTACCTCGCCATCGACCAGGGGCCGATCATTGTGATGATTGAAAATGCACGCACCGGTCTGTGCTGGAAAAACTTTATGAAGAATCCTGAAATTGTCCCGACCCTGAAGGCGATCGGGTTTGAGCGGGATGAATAA
- a CDS encoding sulfatase family protein, with amino-acid sequence MMQRRSFIRIGAMAAGMAGLSAHAVRAKKPNILFIFSDDHAQRTIGAYGSGLHNTPNIDRIAEEGAVFKNSFCCNSICQPSRAAILTGKHSHLNGMMDNGNAWDGTQKVFTRELKKAGYQTALRGKWHMVPAPSKGEFDSWEILDGFGHQGCYYKPIFLGEDGEFEKDGYSTDVITDRAIEWMERDRDPNKPFLMMCQYKAPHVPRMPHVRYLDRYKDVEFPEPETLLDDYEGRPHLAKHWMPVGGMDSALNIFDPDDPMGSLNKAQKKYFQRMTKEESEAYFAAYEDENRDYYQRVKKGELSKNGRKKTVADKKYRYQRFIKDYLRIVEGVDDNVGRLLQWLDDNGLAENTIVVYSSDQDYFTGEHYMAEKRWMYEQGLRMPFVIRWPGVIKPGSQPEAMIQNIDYAPTFLEAAGLVPPREMQGRSLLPVLAGKTPKDWRKSVYYHYYAHGKHNVPRHDGVRTGRFKLMHFYTDDVFELYDLKEDPNEVKNLINDPEYKSVRMKLEKELNRLRKHYDVPEKAFETPYL; translated from the coding sequence ATGATGCAAAGACGCAGTTTTATACGAATTGGAGCCATGGCCGCCGGAATGGCGGGGCTGAGCGCGCATGCGGTTCGGGCGAAAAAGCCTAACATTTTGTTTATTTTCAGTGATGATCATGCGCAGCGCACCATCGGTGCTTATGGGTCGGGTTTGCACAACACCCCGAATATTGACCGGATTGCAGAAGAGGGTGCTGTGTTTAAAAACAGCTTCTGCTGCAATTCCATCTGCCAGCCGAGCCGCGCGGCGATCCTGACGGGAAAACACAGTCACCTGAACGGGATGATGGATAACGGCAATGCCTGGGACGGCACGCAGAAGGTTTTCACGCGTGAATTGAAAAAGGCCGGGTATCAGACGGCGCTACGCGGTAAATGGCATATGGTGCCGGCGCCGAGCAAAGGCGAATTTGACTCGTGGGAAATTCTGGATGGTTTTGGTCATCAGGGTTGTTACTACAAACCGATCTTCCTGGGTGAAGACGGTGAGTTTGAAAAAGACGGCTATTCCACGGATGTCATCACCGACCGCGCCATTGAATGGATGGAAAGGGACCGCGACCCGAACAAACCGTTCCTGATGATGTGCCAGTACAAGGCGCCGCACGTACCGCGCATGCCGCACGTCCGCTACCTTGACCGCTACAAGGATGTTGAGTTTCCCGAGCCGGAAACCCTGCTCGACGATTATGAAGGCCGTCCGCACCTCGCCAAGCATTGGATGCCTGTCGGTGGCATGGACTCCGCATTGAATATATTCGATCCCGACGATCCGATGGGTAGCCTGAACAAGGCGCAGAAAAAATATTTCCAGCGCATGACCAAGGAAGAGAGCGAGGCCTATTTTGCGGCCTACGAAGACGAAAACCGCGACTACTATCAGCGCGTCAAGAAGGGCGAGCTTTCGAAAAACGGCCGCAAGAAAACGGTTGCTGATAAAAAGTATCGCTACCAGCGCTTCATTAAGGATTATCTCCGCATCGTCGAAGGCGTCGACGACAACGTCGGCCGCCTGTTGCAATGGCTCGACGATAATGGGTTGGCCGAAAACACCATCGTGGTCTACAGCTCCGACCAGGACTATTTTACGGGCGAGCACTATATGGCCGAAAAGCGCTGGATGTATGAGCAGGGGCTCCGCATGCCGTTTGTCATCCGCTGGCCGGGCGTCATCAAACCGGGTTCACAGCCGGAAGCCATGATCCAGAATATCGACTATGCTCCGACCTTCCTTGAAGCAGCCGGATTGGTTCCTCCGCGCGAAATGCAGGGACGTTCCCTGCTGCCGGTGTTGGCGGGGAAGACCCCGAAGGATTGGCGCAAGTCGGTCTATTATCACTACTATGCTCACGGAAAGCACAATGTGCCGCGCCACGACGGAGTGCGCACGGGTCGGTTTAAACTGATGCATTTTTATACCGACGACGTCTTTGAACTCTATGACCTCAAGGAAGATCCTAATGAGGTGAAGAATTTGATTAATGATCCCGAATACAAATCGGTTCGGATGAAACTGGAAAAGGAACTGAACCGTTTGCGCAAGCATTACGATGTTCCAGAGAAAGCCTTTGAGACACCGTATTTATGA
- a CDS encoding IS110 family RNA-guided transposase: MDGNSNGEKIRRKSIDARDRSRFMQELKLAKEKLGMDPGVPALCCYEAGRDGFWICRWLKQVGLECLVIDPASIEVNRRKRRAKTDRLDAEAMVRLLGRYAGGDTKIWAVVRVPSEKQEDELRLHREMERLKKERTGHLNRIKALFILHGVKLSGTLTKLSKTLDGLQCWNKKPLAEELKEEVRRELERLRLVGEQIKLLEKNKAEALKNPRTNAEHQAQDLMRLHGVGEVSAWVLSKEFFGWREFKNRREVAALAGLTPTPYNSGGSSVEQGISKAGNRRIRRVMIELAWSWLRFQPDSALTNWFVDRYAKGGKRARRIGIVAVARKLLVALWKYVEFGEVPEGAIVR, translated from the coding sequence GTGGATGGCAATTCCAACGGCGAGAAGATCCGCAGAAAATCGATAGACGCCCGGGACCGCTCCCGCTTTATGCAGGAGCTCAAGCTGGCGAAGGAAAAGCTGGGCATGGATCCCGGCGTGCCGGCGCTTTGCTGCTACGAGGCTGGACGCGACGGCTTCTGGATCTGTCGGTGGTTGAAGCAGGTCGGACTCGAATGCCTGGTGATAGATCCGGCCAGTATCGAGGTCAACCGTCGCAAGCGCCGGGCCAAGACCGACCGGCTGGATGCGGAGGCGATGGTGAGGCTGCTGGGCCGGTATGCGGGCGGGGACACGAAAATATGGGCTGTGGTGCGTGTTCCCTCGGAAAAGCAGGAAGATGAGTTGCGCCTTCATCGTGAAATGGAGCGTCTTAAAAAGGAACGAACGGGACATCTAAACCGGATTAAGGCGCTGTTTATTCTGCATGGAGTGAAACTCTCTGGAACGCTGACGAAGCTGTCGAAAACCTTGGATGGTTTACAGTGCTGGAACAAGAAGCCACTTGCGGAAGAATTGAAAGAAGAGGTTCGCCGGGAACTCGAACGGCTGCGCCTGGTTGGCGAGCAGATAAAACTGCTGGAGAAAAACAAGGCGGAAGCGCTGAAGAACCCACGGACGAACGCGGAGCATCAGGCCCAGGACCTGATGCGCCTGCATGGAGTCGGAGAGGTCAGTGCATGGGTGCTGAGCAAAGAGTTTTTTGGCTGGCGGGAATTCAAGAACCGCCGGGAGGTCGCCGCGCTGGCGGGGCTAACGCCGACGCCCTACAACAGCGGCGGGTCGAGTGTTGAACAAGGCATCAGCAAAGCCGGCAACCGGAGGATCAGGCGGGTTATGATCGAGCTGGCATGGTCATGGCTTCGCTTCCAGCCTGATAGTGCGCTGACGAACTGGTTTGTTGACCGCTACGCCAAAGGTGGGAAAAGGGCGCGCCGGATCGGAATCGTTGCCGTTGCGAGGAAACTGCTTGTGGCGCTTTGGAAATATGTCGAGTTCGGGGAAGTGCCCGAAGGAGCCATCGTTAGATAA
- a CDS encoding AraC family transcriptional regulator has translation MAKTKPRIIKTDTEYIYIPGASRERFLTPPFPSIKYLATNNIMMAGLSTWTDGYRIDRYKIYHHLLLYTLGGAGSLKINDGKTVKLKKGDLFIAPYDSNYSYWTDSHWDAAWLHLSADSKWDTLFGTTAHVRKSAWGKEMDRVMQGYIEESDRRRVDSGAALHSYVDLILLYIQREIGGDDPLLADARRTLEGLWSTVQQDLKKTWSVDSLAQFAGMSRSCFHRTVVDLTGSSPMQVINTMRMERAGEMLLYTNYTLSMIAEEIGYETQFSFSKAFKRYSGKSPKEFREEMSK, from the coding sequence ATGGCGAAGACAAAACCACGGATTATAAAAACGGATACGGAATATATCTATATTCCGGGCGCGAGCCGTGAACGATTCCTGACGCCGCCCTTTCCTTCCATCAAGTATCTGGCCACCAACAATATCATGATGGCAGGGCTGAGTACGTGGACGGATGGATATCGAATTGATCGCTATAAAATATACCACCATCTGCTGCTGTACACGCTGGGGGGGGCCGGTTCGCTCAAAATCAATGATGGAAAAACCGTTAAACTGAAGAAGGGTGACCTGTTCATTGCGCCTTACGATTCGAATTATTCCTATTGGACCGATTCGCATTGGGACGCGGCATGGCTGCATTTGTCGGCCGACTCAAAATGGGACACGTTATTCGGCACAACAGCACATGTACGAAAATCGGCCTGGGGTAAAGAAATGGATCGCGTGATGCAGGGCTATATTGAAGAGTCCGACCGACGCCGTGTGGATTCGGGCGCAGCGCTGCACTCATATGTCGACCTCATTCTGCTTTATATTCAGCGAGAGATCGGAGGCGATGACCCCTTATTGGCCGATGCCCGCCGCACGCTCGAAGGGCTGTGGAGTACGGTTCAGCAGGATCTCAAAAAGACATGGTCGGTCGATTCGCTGGCGCAGTTTGCCGGCATGTCGCGTTCCTGTTTTCACCGAACCGTGGTTGACCTGACCGGTTCAAGTCCGATGCAGGTGATCAACACCATGCGCATGGAGCGCGCCGGGGAAATGCTGCTCTACACCAACTACACCCTTTCAATGATTGCGGAGGAAATCGGCTACGAAACTCAGTTTTCCTTCTCCAAGGCATTCAAGCGCTATTCAGGAAAAAGCCCCAAGGAATTCCGCGAGGAAATGTCGAAGTAG